The following coding sequences lie in one Flavobacterium sp. 20NA77.7 genomic window:
- a CDS encoding acyl-CoA thioesterase produces MQFIKQEKVRFQHIDYAGIVFYPRFLEMLNGLVEDWFEEALDRPFSKMHETNGIPTVDLKIQFKNAARLGEILTKKLWVKELKNSSIICGFEFENESNTIVLEGEVTLVNVAFNPERNGIKAEPFSEEMKNKIMNYQL; encoded by the coding sequence ATGCAATTTATAAAACAAGAAAAAGTTCGTTTTCAACATATAGATTATGCCGGAATAGTTTTCTATCCGAGATTTTTAGAAATGCTCAACGGTTTAGTGGAAGATTGGTTTGAAGAAGCCTTAGATCGACCTTTTTCAAAAATGCACGAAACAAACGGTATTCCAACAGTTGATTTAAAAATTCAATTCAAAAACGCTGCACGTTTGGGTGAGATCTTAACTAAAAAACTTTGGGTAAAAGAGTTAAAAAACTCTTCAATAATTTGTGGATTTGAGTTTGAAAACGAAAGCAATACTATAGTTTTAGAAGGAGAAGTTACCTTAGTAAATGTAGCGTTCAACCCAGAAAGAAACGGCATCAAAGCCGAACCTTTTTCAGAAGAAATGAAGAATAAAATTATGAATTACCAATTATGA
- a CDS encoding oxidoreductase: MKITVIGGGPGGLYFSILTKKAMPHCQIDIYERNKPDDSFGFGVVFSDETLGEFLKRDMKSYELIRSKFAYWDDIIIARDGESVTIAGNGFCGCSRKTLLQLLQQRCVEEGVNLHFEQNVEDLSQFADSDIILATDGIGSAIRTQYQQEFGTKIELKKNRFVWLGSTKPLDAFTYFFRSTPHGTIVAHSYQYEEGMSTWIFECSDETWQKHGFEVTNEADTMAKIAEIFKDELDGHPLISNKSHWRQFPHVTNENWYHNNIVLLGDAKATAHYSIGSGTKLAMDSAIGLSDAVIAHPTNVQAAFAQYDKTRRNTVEMIQYAAIVSLDWFENMDRHMQHTFQQFAFGCMTRSKKVTYENLRLRDSSFTDKVLNEFTDNCHSELVSESPAFTTFKLRNLELQNRIVMSSMGQYVAENGLVNDWHFQHYTSRAVGGLGLIFTEMTAVSDTGRITEGCAGIYTENQVNAWKRITDFIHQYTQTKIGIQLGHSGRKGCSKIPWEDQFQGNKWELLSASAIPFNENSDCPKEMTLEDMQLVKNQFVKAAKNANEAGFDMIELQAHHGFLLASFLSPLTNIRTDEFGGSVEKRLKYPIEVFTAIREVFPKEKPISVRISATDWAENGISEQDVLVISEAFKKAGADIINVSTGNTVSHQKPQTGRMWQTPFSDAVRNTVHIPTITAGYIQDIDQINTIILNGRADLVALGRPLLLDANFVRNAQAYEQFRATDIPNSYKMGISHLYPLKASERKQMEGMKKALKPKSNKK; encoded by the coding sequence ATGAAAATAACAGTTATAGGTGGTGGTCCAGGCGGACTTTACTTTTCGATATTAACCAAGAAAGCAATGCCGCATTGCCAAATTGACATTTACGAACGTAATAAGCCCGATGATAGTTTTGGTTTCGGTGTAGTGTTTTCAGATGAAACCTTGGGCGAATTTCTAAAACGCGATATGAAATCGTATGAATTAATACGAAGTAAATTTGCCTACTGGGATGATATTATAATTGCGAGAGATGGCGAATCCGTAACTATTGCAGGAAATGGTTTTTGCGGTTGTTCAAGAAAAACCCTTTTGCAATTACTTCAACAACGTTGTGTGGAAGAAGGTGTAAACTTGCATTTCGAACAAAACGTAGAGGATTTGTCTCAATTTGCAGACTCTGATATTATTCTGGCAACAGACGGAATTGGAAGTGCTATTCGTACACAATATCAACAAGAATTTGGAACAAAAATCGAGTTAAAGAAAAACCGATTTGTATGGTTAGGTTCTACAAAACCGTTAGATGCTTTTACTTATTTTTTCAGAAGTACGCCTCATGGAACCATTGTGGCGCATTCGTATCAATACGAAGAAGGTATGAGTACTTGGATTTTTGAATGTAGCGATGAAACTTGGCAAAAACACGGTTTTGAAGTAACCAATGAAGCCGATACGATGGCAAAAATTGCCGAAATCTTCAAAGATGAATTAGATGGTCACCCACTAATTTCAAATAAATCACACTGGCGCCAGTTTCCGCATGTAACGAATGAAAATTGGTACCATAATAACATTGTTTTATTAGGTGATGCCAAAGCTACAGCCCATTATTCTATTGGTTCAGGAACAAAATTAGCGATGGATAGTGCTATTGGATTATCAGATGCGGTTATTGCTCATCCAACTAATGTTCAAGCCGCTTTTGCACAGTACGATAAAACCCGAAGAAATACGGTTGAAATGATTCAGTATGCCGCCATCGTTTCATTGGATTGGTTTGAAAATATGGATCGTCACATGCAACATACATTTCAGCAATTTGCTTTTGGTTGTATGACGCGTTCTAAAAAAGTAACGTATGAAAACTTACGCTTAAGAGATAGTTCATTTACAGATAAGGTTTTAAATGAATTTACCGATAATTGTCATTCTGAACTTGTTTCAGAATCTCCTGCCTTTACGACTTTCAAATTACGAAATTTAGAATTACAAAATCGTATTGTAATGTCGTCAATGGGGCAATATGTAGCCGAAAACGGATTGGTAAATGATTGGCATTTTCAGCATTATACATCTAGAGCTGTAGGTGGTTTAGGATTAATTTTTACCGAAATGACCGCTGTTTCTGATACTGGAAGAATTACTGAAGGATGCGCTGGAATTTACACCGAAAATCAAGTAAACGCTTGGAAACGAATTACTGATTTTATTCACCAATATACCCAAACCAAAATCGGAATTCAATTGGGGCATTCAGGAAGAAAAGGCTGTTCAAAAATTCCTTGGGAAGACCAATTTCAGGGTAATAAATGGGAGTTGCTTTCGGCTTCTGCTATTCCGTTTAATGAAAATTCGGATTGTCCAAAAGAAATGACGTTGGAAGATATGCAATTGGTTAAAAATCAATTTGTAAAAGCTGCTAAAAATGCTAACGAAGCTGGTTTTGATATGATTGAATTACAAGCGCATCACGGATTTTTATTGGCCTCTTTCTTATCTCCATTGACTAATATTCGCACCGATGAGTTTGGTGGAAGCGTTGAAAAGCGATTAAAATATCCAATAGAAGTTTTTACAGCCATTCGAGAAGTATTTCCAAAAGAAAAGCCAATTTCTGTTCGTATATCTGCAACCGATTGGGCTGAAAACGGAATTTCAGAGCAAGATGTTTTGGTAATTTCAGAAGCGTTTAAAAAAGCAGGTGCTGATATCATCAATGTTTCTACAGGTAACACCGTGTCACATCAAAAACCACAAACCGGCAGAATGTGGCAAACGCCTTTCTCAGATGCAGTTCGAAATACGGTTCATATTCCAACAATAACAGCTGGTTACATTCAAGATATAGACCAAATTAATACGATTATTTTAAACGGAAGAGCCGATTTAGTAGCACTTGGAAGACCTTTATTATTGGATGCTAATTTTGTACGAAATGCGCAAGCGTACGAACAATTTCGCGCAACAGATATTCCAAATTCCTATAAAATGGGCATTTCACATTTGTATCCATTAAAAGCTTCAGAGCGAAAACAAATGGAAGGCATGAAAAAAGCATTGAAACCGAAAAGTAATAAGAAGTAA
- the infB gene encoding translation initiation factor IF-2: MSEERAIRINKVLKEFNISLDRAVETLKDKGHTIEHSPNAKISQLEYDVLCSTFSADKGNKVASKEVGEEKKKEKEALKREIEKDLEEKRRAEDERQKQEIIKAKATVTGPKTLGKIELNPKKGEVAEQKNVSEKPVAKVVENTVITGEVKAETPSEKPKTETESKKVSAPASVEKKKETTTAQEEGAPIDETIKTQYQKLSGATFTGQTIDLSQFNKPKKKKEEPKKDGKPAGAGNANQAGANNNKSKRKRITKPTGPNTGGATNNTQQGGQRKPFAGGNDRFKKGGPKPVVAKVEPTEEEVKNQIKETLERLQGKGNKSKAAKYRRDKRDTHRQRSEDEQLQQELESKILKVTEFVTVGEIATMMDVPITKVIGTCMSLGIMVTMNQRLDAETLTIVADEFGYEVQFITTDIEENIEVIEDNPEDLTHRAPIVTVMGHVDHGKTSLLDYIRKANVIAGESGGITQHIGAYSVTLEAGQKITFLDTPGHEAFTAMRARGAQVTDIAIIVIAADDDIMPQTKEAISHAQAAGVPMIFAINKVDKQTANPDKIKEKLASMNLLVEEWGGKYQSHDISAKMGMGVTELLEKVLLEAEILELKANPNKPAQGTVVEAQLDKGRGYVSTILVQAGTLKIGDYLLAGKNHGKIRAMFDERGHTVKEAGPSTPVSILGLDGAPTAGDKFNVYEDEREAKQIAAKRTQLMREQSVRTQKHITLSEIGRRIALGQFKELNIILKGDVDGSVEALSDSFSKLSTEEIQINIIHKGVGAITESDVLLASASDAIIIGFNVRPAGNAKALAEKEEIDIRNYSIIYAAIDDLKDAMEGMLSPELKEEITGTAEIRELFKVSKVGTIAGCMVTDGKVIRSNRIRLIREGVVIFTGELVALKRFKDDVKEVSKGYDCGMQIKGYNDIKEYDIIESFHEVEVKKKLK, translated from the coding sequence ATGTCTGAAGAAAGAGCAATACGAATTAATAAAGTCTTAAAAGAATTTAATATTTCATTGGATAGAGCAGTGGAAACACTTAAGGACAAGGGGCACACTATTGAGCACAGTCCTAATGCAAAAATATCTCAATTGGAGTATGACGTTTTATGCAGTACTTTTTCGGCTGATAAGGGGAACAAAGTAGCCTCTAAAGAAGTAGGTGAGGAAAAGAAAAAAGAGAAAGAAGCTCTTAAACGTGAAATCGAAAAAGACCTCGAAGAAAAACGTCGCGCTGAAGATGAAAGACAGAAACAAGAAATTATTAAAGCAAAAGCCACTGTAACAGGTCCAAAAACACTTGGTAAAATTGAGCTAAATCCAAAAAAAGGAGAAGTTGCTGAACAAAAAAATGTTTCGGAAAAACCTGTAGCTAAAGTTGTTGAAAATACCGTCATAACAGGAGAAGTAAAAGCAGAAACTCCTTCTGAAAAACCAAAAACAGAAACTGAATCGAAAAAAGTTTCGGCACCAGCTTCAGTAGAAAAGAAAAAAGAAACAACTACTGCCCAAGAAGAGGGTGCACCAATTGATGAAACAATAAAAACCCAATATCAAAAACTTTCAGGAGCTACTTTTACAGGTCAAACAATTGATTTATCTCAATTTAATAAGCCTAAAAAGAAAAAAGAAGAACCTAAAAAAGATGGTAAGCCTGCTGGGGCGGGTAATGCAAATCAAGCTGGAGCGAATAACAACAAAAGTAAACGCAAAAGAATTACAAAACCCACAGGTCCAAATACTGGAGGCGCTACTAATAATACACAACAAGGAGGTCAAAGAAAACCATTTGCAGGAGGAAATGATAGATTTAAAAAAGGAGGACCAAAACCAGTTGTAGCTAAAGTTGAGCCTACGGAAGAAGAAGTTAAAAATCAAATTAAGGAGACATTAGAAAGATTACAAGGAAAAGGTAATAAATCTAAAGCTGCTAAATATAGAAGAGATAAAAGAGATACGCATCGTCAACGTTCAGAAGACGAACAATTACAACAAGAATTAGAAAGCAAAATCTTAAAAGTAACCGAGTTTGTTACGGTTGGAGAAATTGCTACTATGATGGATGTGCCTATTACAAAAGTAATTGGAACATGTATGTCTTTAGGCATAATGGTTACCATGAATCAGCGTTTAGATGCAGAAACACTAACTATTGTTGCAGATGAATTTGGGTATGAAGTACAATTTATTACAACAGATATTGAAGAAAATATCGAAGTGATAGAAGATAATCCAGAAGATTTAACACATCGTGCACCAATCGTAACTGTTATGGGACACGTAGATCACGGAAAAACATCTTTGTTAGATTACATTAGAAAAGCAAATGTAATTGCTGGAGAATCAGGAGGAATTACACAACATATTGGCGCGTATAGTGTAACTTTAGAAGCAGGTCAAAAAATTACATTTTTAGACACACCAGGTCACGAAGCCTTTACAGCCATGCGTGCACGTGGAGCCCAAGTTACAGATATCGCTATTATTGTAATTGCTGCAGACGATGATATCATGCCTCAAACAAAAGAAGCAATTAGTCATGCCCAAGCAGCTGGAGTTCCTATGATATTTGCTATAAATAAAGTAGATAAACAAACTGCAAATCCTGATAAAATCAAAGAAAAATTAGCTTCAATGAACCTTTTAGTGGAAGAATGGGGTGGAAAATATCAATCTCATGACATCTCTGCTAAAATGGGAATGGGAGTTACAGAACTTTTAGAAAAAGTATTATTAGAGGCCGAAATATTAGAATTAAAAGCAAATCCAAATAAACCGGCACAAGGAACAGTAGTAGAAGCTCAGCTAGATAAAGGACGCGGATATGTTTCTACTATCTTGGTACAAGCAGGGACACTTAAAATTGGAGATTACCTTTTAGCTGGTAAAAACCATGGTAAAATCCGTGCCATGTTTGACGAAAGAGGACATACTGTAAAAGAAGCAGGTCCTTCAACACCAGTATCTATCCTTGGATTAGATGGAGCACCAACAGCAGGAGATAAGTTTAATGTATATGAAGACGAAAGAGAAGCAAAACAAATTGCCGCAAAACGCACACAATTAATGCGTGAACAATCCGTTCGTACACAAAAACATATTACCCTTTCAGAAATTGGACGTCGTATTGCTTTAGGTCAGTTTAAAGAATTAAACATAATTCTTAAAGGAGATGTGGACGGTTCAGTAGAAGCATTATCTGATTCATTCTCTAAATTATCAACGGAAGAAATTCAAATTAATATTATACATAAAGGAGTTGGAGCAATTACAGAATCTGACGTATTATTAGCGTCTGCTTCAGATGCCATTATTATTGGATTTAATGTTCGCCCTGCTGGAAATGCAAAAGCATTAGCTGAAAAAGAAGAAATTGATATCCGTAATTATTCTATTATTTATGCAGCTATTGATGACTTAAAAGATGCAATGGAAGGTATGCTTTCTCCAGAATTAAAAGAAGAAATTACAGGTACTGCCGAAATTAGAGAATTGTTTAAAGTTTCTAAAGTTGGTACAATTGCTGGATGTATGGTTACAGATGGAAAAGTAATACGTAGCAACAGAATCCGACTAATTAGAGAAGGTGTTGTTATTTTTACAGGAGAATTAGTCGCTTTAAAACGTTTCAAAGACGATGTAAAAGAAGTATCTAAAGGGTACGATTGCGGTATGCAAATTAAAGGATACAATGATATTAAGGAATACGATATTATTGAAAGTTTCCACGAAGTCGAAGTAAAGAAAAAATTAAAATAA
- a CDS encoding AMP-binding protein — protein sequence MKDNFAQINLPKLELQPEYTFLDLPQFQQPELLNCVEKLLGNHIKEGRGNAVCIRTFEETWTYQDLYEKANQIAHVLVEDLGLQSGNRVLLRSANNPMMVACWFAVLKAGGIVVATMPLLRAKEITTIIDCAEISHAFCDSDLAEEMNLITSDFLKHICFYRNSDLEKLIESKPKIFDNYPSNSNDVALIGFTSGTTGLPKMTAHYHKDILNICEAFPNYSLQPTENDIFIGSPPIGFTFGLGGLVLFPMYFGASTFLIEKPSPDVLLQAIQDYKITICFTAPTAWRMITTKIQEYDISSLRKCVSAGETLPLKVWQDWYDTTGLKIIDGIGATEMLHIFISSNEENMKPGATGKAITGYEAKIIDQQGNELPRNEAGRLAVRGITGCKYLNREEKQREYVENGWNITGDIFRQDEEGYFHFVARGDDMIISSGYNIAAIEVESVLLTHKAILECAVVGLPDEERGMLVCAHIVLKEQEMADEALKIQIQNWFKSTAAPYKYPRVINFVTSLPKTETGKIQRFKLK from the coding sequence ATGAAGGATAATTTTGCTCAAATAAATTTACCTAAACTGGAATTACAACCAGAATATACCTTTTTGGATTTACCGCAATTCCAACAACCTGAACTATTGAATTGCGTAGAAAAATTACTTGGCAATCACATCAAAGAAGGTAGAGGAAATGCTGTTTGTATTCGAACCTTTGAGGAAACTTGGACGTATCAAGATTTGTATGAAAAAGCCAATCAAATTGCACATGTTTTAGTCGAAGATTTAGGTTTACAATCGGGAAATCGAGTGTTGTTGCGTTCGGCGAATAACCCAATGATGGTAGCTTGTTGGTTTGCGGTTTTAAAAGCAGGCGGAATTGTCGTAGCAACCATGCCATTATTACGTGCTAAAGAAATAACCACTATTATTGATTGTGCTGAAATTTCTCACGCCTTTTGTGATAGCGATTTAGCCGAAGAAATGAATTTAATAACTTCTGATTTTCTAAAACACATATGTTTTTACAGAAATTCTGATTTAGAAAAGTTAATAGAAAGTAAACCTAAAATATTTGACAATTATCCTTCAAATTCAAATGATGTAGCTTTAATTGGATTTACTTCAGGTACCACAGGTTTACCAAAAATGACGGCGCATTATCATAAAGATATTCTAAATATTTGTGAAGCATTTCCAAATTATTCGTTGCAACCTACTGAAAATGATATATTTATTGGAAGTCCGCCAATTGGTTTTACTTTTGGCTTAGGTGGTTTGGTGTTGTTTCCGATGTACTTTGGTGCTTCCACTTTTTTAATTGAAAAACCAAGTCCAGACGTGTTGTTACAAGCCATTCAAGATTATAAAATTACGATTTGTTTCACAGCTCCAACTGCTTGGCGAATGATTACCACTAAAATTCAAGAGTACGATATTTCGAGTTTACGAAAATGCGTTTCTGCAGGTGAAACGTTACCGTTGAAAGTTTGGCAAGATTGGTACGATACTACAGGACTAAAAATTATTGATGGAATTGGCGCTACTGAAATGTTGCATATTTTTATTTCATCCAATGAAGAGAATATGAAACCTGGTGCCACAGGAAAGGCAATCACAGGTTACGAAGCTAAAATTATTGACCAACAAGGCAACGAATTACCAAGAAATGAAGCTGGAAGATTGGCGGTTCGAGGAATTACAGGTTGTAAATATTTGAATCGAGAAGAAAAACAACGCGAATACGTTGAAAATGGCTGGAACATTACAGGTGATATTTTCCGACAAGATGAAGAAGGGTATTTTCATTTTGTGGCTCGTGGCGATGATATGATTATTTCTTCAGGATATAATATAGCGGCAATTGAAGTAGAATCCGTACTTTTAACACATAAAGCTATTTTAGAATGTGCCGTTGTGGGTTTACCCGATGAAGAACGAGGGATGTTGGTTTGTGCGCATATTGTTTTAAAAGAACAAGAAATGGCAGATGAAGCATTAAAAATTCAGATTCAAAATTGGTTTAAAAGCACAGCAGCGCCGTATAAATATCCAAGAGTAATTAACTTTGTTACAAGTTTGCCAAAAACTGAAACAGGAAAAATTCAACGATTTAAGTTAAAATAA
- a CDS encoding cupin domain-containing protein yields the protein MEENNFSDDQIGRARVQDSPELVAYYKELEALGAGALWTVANDIEPWEPRSSSVPMLWKYDDLRDLVLKSSELVTPEQAGRRVVYLVNDKRKDVSAAVGWLYTGIQVTRPGESTSAHRHKASALRFIMEGEKGYTVVDGNKIMLEVNDFVITPNSTWHEHGVEEGGKTCIWQDGLDIPLVNALEANDYAVYDGKQPLVKPLNYSPITYGCAGLIPADKTWDKPYSPLFKYSWKNVYPALLEAQKVNDVNPFDGIFMQYSNPLTGGHVMQAMGAAMQLLPAGFKGKAHKHTGSFVYQCAKGKGFSIINGQRFDWKERDIFCVPSWAWHEHHNLSETEDACLFQFNDLPVIESLGLFQSRELEENNGHQQVQ from the coding sequence ATGGAAGAAAATAACTTTTCAGATGACCAAATCGGTCGTGCAAGAGTACAAGATTCACCCGAATTAGTTGCCTATTACAAAGAACTTGAAGCTTTAGGCGCAGGCGCTTTATGGACAGTAGCCAATGACATCGAACCTTGGGAACCGCGTTCGTCATCTGTTCCAATGCTATGGAAATATGATGATTTACGCGATTTAGTTTTAAAATCATCCGAATTAGTAACACCAGAACAAGCAGGTCGTCGTGTGGTTTATTTGGTAAACGACAAACGTAAAGATGTTTCAGCAGCCGTGGGTTGGTTGTACACTGGAATTCAAGTTACGCGTCCAGGCGAAAGCACTTCGGCGCACCGTCATAAGGCATCGGCATTACGCTTCATTATGGAAGGCGAAAAAGGCTATACCGTTGTAGATGGTAATAAAATTATGTTGGAAGTGAATGATTTTGTCATCACCCCAAATTCCACTTGGCACGAACACGGTGTGGAAGAAGGCGGAAAAACGTGTATTTGGCAAGATGGATTGGATATTCCGTTGGTAAACGCATTGGAAGCTAATGATTACGCGGTTTATGATGGTAAACAGCCTTTAGTAAAACCCCTAAATTATTCACCAATAACATACGGTTGTGCCGGATTAATTCCAGCTGACAAAACGTGGGACAAACCCTATTCGCCCTTATTCAAATATTCTTGGAAAAATGTATATCCTGCTTTATTAGAGGCTCAAAAAGTAAATGATGTTAATCCGTTTGATGGCATTTTTATGCAATATTCTAATCCGTTAACAGGCGGACATGTGATGCAAGCTATGGGAGCCGCGATGCAATTATTACCAGCAGGTTTCAAAGGAAAAGCACACAAGCATACGGGTTCGTTCGTATATCAATGTGCGAAAGGAAAAGGATTTTCTATTATCAATGGCCAACGTTTCGATTGGAAGGAAAGAGATATTTTCTGTGTTCCGAGTTGGGCTTGGCACGAACACCACAATTTATCCGAAACTGAAGATGCTTGCTTATTTCAATTCAACGATTTACCTGTAATTGAAAGTTTAGGGCTTTTTCAATCAAGAGAATTGGAAGAAAATAATGGACATCAACAAGTTCAATAA
- a CDS encoding fumarylacetoacetate hydrolase family protein codes for MKLLTYKTQDTEPRLGFIHNNQVIDMEDFGEISNFPLPNDMLDLIDMGFEIIAEISELISETPENFFEEIAYEMNEVTILAPIEKPRKNIIGIGLNYTEHVAESARTLDTTGKLPTKPIIFSKPPTTVTATNTEIIKNTKLTSQLDWECELAVVISKKGKYVAKENAMDYVFGYTVINDISARDCRREGQWIVSKGQDTFAPMGPYLVTKDEIENPHNLNLSLKVNGVEKQNSNTRFMLFNINDLIEDLSIVFTLEAGDIIATGTPAGVGAGRDPQEWMHDGDVVEATVEGIGTIVNTIKEI; via the coding sequence ATGAAACTACTTACCTACAAAACACAAGATACCGAGCCACGTTTGGGCTTTATTCATAACAATCAAGTTATTGATATGGAAGATTTTGGCGAAATTTCTAATTTTCCATTACCTAATGATATGTTGGATTTAATTGATATGGGATTTGAAATTATTGCTGAAATAAGCGAATTAATTTCGGAAACACCAGAAAATTTCTTCGAAGAAATCGCTTATGAAATGAACGAAGTTACGATTTTAGCACCTATCGAAAAACCAAGAAAAAACATTATCGGAATTGGGTTAAATTACACCGAACACGTAGCTGAAAGTGCTCGTACATTAGATACAACTGGAAAACTTCCAACAAAACCAATTATCTTTTCAAAACCACCGACAACGGTTACGGCTACCAATACCGAAATCATTAAAAACACGAAGTTGACTTCACAATTGGATTGGGAATGTGAATTGGCGGTTGTTATCTCTAAAAAAGGAAAATATGTAGCCAAAGAAAACGCGATGGATTATGTGTTTGGTTACACCGTAATTAATGATATTTCTGCTCGTGATTGTCGTCGTGAAGGACAATGGATTGTATCTAAAGGGCAAGATACGTTTGCTCCAATGGGCCCTTATTTGGTTACAAAAGACGAAATTGAAAATCCACATAATTTGAATTTATCGTTAAAAGTAAATGGCGTTGAAAAACAAAATTCGAATACCAGATTTATGCTTTTCAATATCAATGATTTGATTGAAGATTTAAGCATCGTATTTACCTTAGAAGCAGGCGACATCATTGCAACCGGAACTCCAGCAGGTGTTGGCGCAGGTCGTGACCCACAAGAATGGATGCATGACGGAGATGTGGTAGAAGCCACAGTGGAAGGCATTGGAACAATTGTGAATACGATTAAAGAAATATAA
- a CDS encoding flavin reductase family protein — MQFDIQNTESSALYKLLTGTVIPRPIAWVATIDENGIDNLAPFSFFNVVSEDPPHIMFSTVRTGNKNKDTLNNILANQQFVVNLVTEDVVEQMNTTSQSVAADVNEFELANVTPIESVYIKPKRVKESLVHFECEMVHHYFIEKHQNGGACIIIGKIITMHIDDSILMENHKINVEKYKPVARLAGSNYSKLGEIFSIKR, encoded by the coding sequence ATGCAATTCGACATTCAAAACACCGAATCTTCGGCTTTATATAAATTATTGACAGGAACAGTCATTCCAAGACCTATCGCTTGGGTAGCCACAATCGATGAAAATGGAATTGATAATTTAGCTCCGTTTTCGTTTTTTAATGTCGTTAGCGAAGACCCGCCTCATATTATGTTTTCAACGGTTCGAACAGGAAATAAAAATAAAGACACGTTGAATAATATTCTTGCCAATCAGCAATTTGTAGTCAATTTAGTTACGGAAGATGTGGTTGAACAAATGAATACTACTTCGCAATCTGTAGCAGCTGATGTAAATGAATTTGAATTGGCAAACGTAACACCAATAGAATCCGTTTACATCAAACCAAAACGAGTAAAAGAAAGTTTGGTGCATTTTGAATGCGAAATGGTACATCATTATTTTATCGAAAAGCATCAAAATGGGGGCGCGTGTATTATCATTGGAAAAATAATTACGATGCATATTGACGATTCAATTTTGATGGAAAATCATAAAATAAATGTAGAAAAATACAAACCTGTCGCGCGTTTAGCAGGTTCTAATTACAGTAAATTAGGAGAAATATTCTCTATTAAAAGATAA
- a CDS encoding carbon-nitrogen hydrolase family protein — MEFKKFKAATVQTSPVFLNVEKTVDKAISFIKEAANNQAKLIAFPEVFISGYPYWNWIMTPVQGSKWYEELYKNSVDISGPEIKKLCLAAKENDMHIVMGINERGKSYGEIYNTNLIIDNKGVIIGKHRKLVPTWAEKLTWTSGDGSSLKVYDTEIGPIGTLACGENTNTLARFTLLSQGELIHIANYISLPVAPPDYDMAEAIKIRAAAHSFEGKLFTIVSCSTVSQEIKDVLRADVPNVDELLDRKSSAFSGFIGPNGAVIGTPLIDEEGIVYAEIDLEKCIQPKQMHDILGHYNRFDIFDLRVNTAPTRNIKFIDNHEDFNKR, encoded by the coding sequence ATGGAATTCAAAAAATTTAAAGCAGCTACCGTTCAAACGTCACCAGTATTTCTAAATGTAGAAAAAACGGTAGATAAAGCCATTTCTTTTATTAAAGAAGCAGCAAACAATCAGGCAAAATTAATTGCTTTTCCTGAAGTATTCATTTCGGGATATCCCTATTGGAATTGGATTATGACGCCTGTTCAAGGAAGCAAGTGGTACGAAGAATTATATAAAAATTCGGTGGATATTTCTGGACCTGAAATCAAGAAATTATGCCTGGCTGCTAAAGAAAATGATATGCATATCGTGATGGGAATCAACGAACGAGGCAAAAGCTATGGCGAAATTTACAATACCAATTTAATCATTGATAATAAAGGCGTTATCATCGGAAAACATAGAAAGTTAGTGCCAACTTGGGCAGAAAAACTGACTTGGACTTCTGGTGATGGTTCTTCGTTGAAAGTATATGATACCGAAATAGGTCCAATCGGAACTTTGGCGTGTGGCGAAAACACCAATACTTTGGCACGTTTTACACTACTTTCGCAAGGCGAATTGATACATATTGCCAATTATATTTCGTTACCCGTAGCGCCACCCGATTATGATATGGCTGAAGCGATTAAAATTCGTGCCGCTGCGCATTCTTTTGAAGGAAAATTATTTACGATTGTTTCGTGCTCAACGGTTTCTCAAGAAATCAAAGACGTCTTACGTGCCGATGTGCCGAATGTAGATGAATTATTAGATAGAAAAAGTTCAGCATTCTCTGGATTTATTGGTCCTAACGGAGCAGTAATCGGTACACCTTTAATTGATGAAGAAGGAATAGTATATGCTGAAATTGACTTAGAAAAGTGCATTCAACCGAAACAAATGCACGATATTTTAGGACATTACAACCGATTTGATATTTTCGATTTACGAGTAAATACCGCTCCCACCCGGAATATTAAATTTATTGATAATCACGAAGACTTTAATAAGAGATAA